From Debaryomyces hansenii CBS767 chromosome C complete sequence, a single genomic window includes:
- a CDS encoding DEHA2C03322p (similar to CA5280|IPF1899 Candida albicans), which translates to MTLVSSGRILKASISKSLCFLRYSSSLRLENYNDNYISVTFDNVDSTHTVKFNNVFLRDSCTSVSSRDPFSKQKLFSTSDISHGLSLHGTPKIVNTPDNEDCLEVTWSQNGSLHKSKYSSVFLEGYSSNSSIRKGKYFNNSKIIWDNNRIMKNISDLQVTYSDYAEKNSLFVKTLNNLNQFGLSFINDIPSPLNNPKTQVMNEDNALKWPVAALASKFGYIKKTFYGTLFDVRNEKEAKNIANTNTFLPLHMDLLYYESPPGLQLLHFIQNSTLGGENIFCDSFAAAIHVRNMDPQAYLALTKIPITYHYDNNNEHYYYARPLIVEENFNSNANVPAIKEVNYSPPFQGPFEVGTFEDNSSENVYFKDFLRGFKLFTDFVNDPINQYEIKMKEGSCAIFDNRRVLHSRKEFSDENGGDRWLMGCYVDADSFRSKLRIGNRSLEK; encoded by the coding sequence ATGACTTTGGTCTCTTCGGGTCGAATATTAAAGGCTTCAATAAGTAAGTCTCTTTGTTTTTTAAGGTATTCATCGAGTTTGAGGTTAGAAAATTACAatgataattatatttcGGTAACTTTCGATAATGTGGATAGCACCCATACTGTTAAGTTTAACAATGTATTCCTAAGAGATTCGTGTACATCTGTTAGCTCTAGAGATCCATtttcaaaacaaaaattgtttTCGACAAGCGATATTAGCCACGGATTATCTTTGCATGGTACACCAAAAATAGTTAATACCccagataatgaagattgTTTAGAAGTAACCTGGAGTCAGAACGGATCACTccataaatcaaaatattcaagtgTATTCTTAGAAGGTTATTCCTCTAATTCCTCGATTAGAAAGGGAaagtatttcaataattcaaagattATTTGGGATAATAATCGTattatgaagaatatttcgGATTTGCAAGTGACTTATAGCGATTATGCTGAGAAGAATCTGCTCTTCGTCAAaactttaaataatttgaatcaattcGGGCTCTCCTTTATCAATGATATCCCAAGTCCACTTAATAATCCCAAGACTCAGGTTAtgaatgaagataatgcaTTAAAATGGCCGGTAGCTGCTTTAGCGTCCAAATTCGGCTATATCAAAAAGACTTTCTATGGAACTTTATTCGATGtaagaaatgaaaaagagGCCAAAAACATTGCAAATACGAATACATTCTTGCCCTTGCACATGgatttattgtattatGAATCACCTCCTGGATTACAATTGTTGCATTTTATACAGAATTCAACTCTAGGTGGAGAGAACATTTTTTGTGATTCATTTGCAGCTGCTATACACGTTAGAAACATGGATCCCCAGGCATATTTGGCTTTGACTAAAATTCCAATCACGTACCATtacgataataataatgaacattattattatgcaAGACCTTTGATCGTTGAGGAGAATTTTAACTCAAATGCAAATGTGCCTGCCATTAAGGAAGTTAACTATTCCCCACCATTTCAAGGCCCATTCGAGGTTGGAACTTTTGAGGATAATTCTTCTGAAAATGTATATTTTAAGGATTTTTTGAGAggtttcaaattatttacaGATTTCGTGAATGATCCAATTAATCAGTAcgaaataaaaatgaaagaagGCTCGTGTGCTATATTCGATAATAGAAGAGTTTTACACTCACGTAAAGAGTTCTCCGACGAGAACGGAGGTGATAGATGGTTAATGGGATGCTATGTTGATGCTGATAGCTTTAGATCGAAACTAAGAATCGGTAATAGATCTttagaaaaataa